The following is a genomic window from Thermogemmata fonticola.
GGCTTCATTCCCGCCGTAGTGGAGCAGAATGACGGTCGGCTGTAACGCCAACGTTTGGTCTACGATTTGGCGGAGGCGGTAAGTCGGATTGGCGAACTCGAAGCGGCCTCGCGATTCGCCGGTGACCGTATCCCCGCTCCATCCCAGATTGCGGACCCGCAGTCGCAAGTGACTATGGGCTGCCACCAAGGCCGTTTCCCAATAACCCCAGCGCTGCTCCCGCTCGATGAGCGTCCCGCCCAAAAGTACGATGCGATCACCGTCTTTGAGACGTAGCCTCTTACCCTCCGGCTTCTCGCTGCTGGCAGCAGAAACCTTCGCAGCCTGAAGAAGCGGAGAAGCGACAGCAGGTCCTGCCACAGACGGCCAGGATAGGTTCCCAGCAGTACCACTCTGCATCGCCGCGATGCTGAAAGCCAGGAGAGCGATGAGTATACAAGCTCCGGTGATACGCCTACGCATGATCCGGTCTCTCCGCTAGGACCAGGGAGGCGGCTCTTCGATGAGCAAGTGCCCCGCGGTTGGCCTGTGCAGTCCTATTATGCGTCAACCTGGCAGGGGATGCCACCCTGCACGGACCGCTATTTCTCGAAGAGAGCGGCGACAAAAGCTTCCGGATCGAACGGCTCCAGATCATCAAGTTGCTCGCCGACTCCGACAAACTTGACTGGTAATCCCAATTTTTGCTTGATAGTGAAGATCGCGCCGCCTTTGGCTGTGCCATCCAGTTTGGTCAGTATGATGCCGGTGCAGTGGACGGATTTAGAGAATTGCTCGGCCTGAGCCAGGGCGTTCTGCCCCGTCGTGGCATCGAGCACCAGTAACACTTCATGGGGGGCACCCGGAATCTGCCGGGCGACGACGTTATGGATTTTTTCCAGTTCTTTCATCAGGTGAGTCTGGGTGTGAAGCCGGCCAGCAGTATCGACGATCAGGACATCGTAACCGCGGGCTTTGGCGCGCTCACAGGCATCGAACGCCACAGCGGCAGGGTTCGCTCCCTGTTGTTGCTTGACGATGTCGCAACCGAGGCGTTGAGCCCAGACTGTCAGTTGTTCCACGGCAGCAGCCCGGAAGGTGTCACAGGCAGCTAAAAGCACTTTCTTTCCTTGATCTTGCAGATATTTAGCCAGCTTGGCGATGGAGGTGGTCTTGCCCGAACCATTCACACCCGCGATCAGGATGACCGTGGGTCGAGTGGCGGACCAGCGAATCCCCCGATCCTCGTTCCCCAGAAGTTCCCGCAACTGCTGCTGGACGAAGGCTTCGACCTCTCCGGTGATCTCCTTGTCCCGGAAGGCCTGCCGCACGCGCTCCACGATCTGAGTGGTTGCCTGAGTTCCCACATCAGCTAAATACAAGCGTTTTTCCAGTTCATCGAGAAAAGCCTGATCGACCTTCCCCTTGCCCCGGAGCAGGTCGAAGACTCCGGCGAATACGCCTTTGGTCTTGGCCAATCCGGACCGGATTTTCTGCGAGAGCCAGCGTAACATGAATGCCCTTCCGCCTGAGGCGATGATCTTAAAATCCCGGAAAACGAAAGCGGTGCCACCTCTCCCATCGGCGATCCTATTAGCGATGACGGCAGCATTCCTCCATCCGGGACATCTGTATCAATTTCCGTCTCGACTCACCACTGTACAAACCGCTTCCTTCCTCGTTTCCTTCATTCCCCATTGTACTCCCTGGATCCGATTGCACTCTCTGATCCGCTCGTACTCCCCGGACCCTATTGTACTCTCGGCGGGATGTCTCATGATGGCAGAGCGTCGATAGCTGTGAGGCGAGGCGGGGTGTGGCTCAGGGGACCAAGAGAAGAGATTGGGGGAGAAGTGAGGGGAGAAGCCGACCGGTTGTACGAATGGCCGAGGTTGGATGGACGGCGGACTGGCATGATCCGGCGAGTGGACCGGCGGCGGTCAGGGGGAAAGAAACTCTTCCGTATAGAGGGCGATGGCGGTGGCCAGGTCGCGGGCTGTTTGCCGCCATCGTCCCTGTTCTCGCAGGCGCAAGCCGATTTCTACCTGAATGGCATCGATGCCGTAATCGGTGTGGCTGCCATAGGTGGCGACGATGTACCCTCCCTGATAGTTGGAGATTTCGCGCGTTT
Proteins encoded in this region:
- the ftsY gene encoding signal recognition particle-docking protein FtsY, giving the protein MLRWLSQKIRSGLAKTKGVFAGVFDLLRGKGKVDQAFLDELEKRLYLADVGTQATTQIVERVRQAFRDKEITGEVEAFVQQQLRELLGNEDRGIRWSATRPTVILIAGVNGSGKTTSIAKLAKYLQDQGKKVLLAACDTFRAAAVEQLTVWAQRLGCDIVKQQQGANPAAVAFDACERAKARGYDVLIVDTAGRLHTQTHLMKELEKIHNVVARQIPGAPHEVLLVLDATTGQNALAQAEQFSKSVHCTGIILTKLDGTAKGGAIFTIKQKLGLPVKFVGVGEQLDDLEPFDPEAFVAALFEK